A stretch of the Flavobacterium aquiphilum genome encodes the following:
- a CDS encoding acetylxylan esterase has protein sequence MKNLKHTTFTLLISIFALTLANAQCTSDTNFRRPVSETLQKIATIFKVTINDDRGLLKGKELDYADWRIEPGNLPISLTNILAPFELMYFKQPDGSYIIRKYENHKVSVDKGRERLNYLTTLYSNAAEWEARKKEIKACMITSFGLDKAPPMPKSKPILTPKRIYKDYSVENIALEILPGVYTTGSIYKPYPLNKKAAVILTPDGHFGDGRYRKDEQYRCAIMAKMGAIVVSYDLFAWGESLLQFPEETHRNSIASTVQVLSGMRLLDYLSTQKNVDMTRVGVTGGSGGGSHTMFLAALDDRIKVSAPVVMVSSHFSGGCPCESGRGIHLCGNGTNNAEISAMMAPKPQLIVSDGKDWTLAVPELEFPFIQRTYDFYGKKNLVENAHFANEGHDFGVSKRMALYPFMAKYLGLDLKKVQNEKGEIDESTCVIEPYDKLYVFGNKAENLPKNALKDINKLYEMFGEKNLKVYEVKK, from the coding sequence ATGAAAAATTTAAAACACACAACTTTTACGTTACTAATTTCAATTTTTGCATTGACTTTAGCGAACGCTCAATGCACTTCGGACACCAATTTCAGGAGACCGGTTTCGGAAACGCTTCAAAAAATTGCAACCATTTTTAAGGTTACCATCAATGACGACCGTGGTTTACTAAAAGGAAAAGAACTCGATTATGCCGATTGGCGAATCGAACCCGGAAATCTTCCAATTTCACTAACGAATATTTTGGCTCCATTTGAGCTGATGTACTTCAAACAGCCGGACGGGAGTTACATTATTCGAAAATATGAAAACCATAAAGTTTCGGTTGATAAAGGTAGAGAGCGCTTAAACTATCTGACGACTTTGTACTCGAATGCAGCAGAATGGGAAGCGCGCAAAAAAGAAATAAAAGCCTGTATGATTACGTCATTTGGTTTGGACAAAGCTCCGCCAATGCCGAAATCAAAACCAATTTTAACTCCAAAAAGAATCTATAAAGACTACAGCGTTGAGAATATTGCGCTCGAAATTCTTCCTGGCGTTTACACCACGGGATCAATTTACAAACCGTATCCGCTAAACAAAAAAGCGGCAGTTATCTTAACGCCCGACGGACATTTTGGTGATGGTAGATATAGAAAAGACGAGCAGTATCGTTGTGCCATAATGGCCAAAATGGGAGCAATCGTAGTGAGTTATGATTTATTTGCCTGGGGCGAATCGTTGCTTCAATTTCCGGAAGAAACACACCGAAACAGCATTGCATCGACCGTTCAGGTTTTGAGCGGAATGCGTTTATTGGATTATTTATCGACTCAGAAAAATGTCGATATGACCCGTGTTGGCGTTACCGGTGGTTCGGGCGGAGGTTCGCACACGATGTTTTTGGCCGCATTGGATGACCGAATCAAAGTTTCGGCACCCGTGGTGATGGTTTCGTCACATTTTTCCGGAGGATGTCCTTGCGAAAGCGGTCGCGGCATTCACCTTTGCGGTAACGGAACCAATAATGCCGAAATCTCGGCAATGATGGCACCAAAACCACAATTGATTGTTTCCGATGGAAAAGACTGGACATTGGCCGTTCCTGAGTTGGAATTCCCTTTTATCCAAAGAACCTATGATTTTTACGGTAAGAAAAATTTGGTCGAAAATGCTCATTTTGCCAATGAAGGACACGATTTTGGGGTTTCAAAACGTATGGCGTTGTATCCGTTTATGGCAAAATATTTAGGATTGGATTTAAAGAAAGTACAAAACGAAAAAGGCGAAATCGACGAATCAACCTGCGTGATTGAACCTTACGATAAATTATATGTTTTTGGCAACAAAGCCGAAAATCTGCCGAAAAACGCATTGAAAGACATCAACAAATTATATGAAATGTTCGGGGAAAAAAATCTGAAGGTTTACGAGGTTAAGAAGTAA